The DNA segment ATGTGGCGGGTTTGGACGTGTTGGGCATTGGCTACACCACGCCTTATCTGGGCCTGTTCCGTCCCGAAGCCGCGCGTACCGTCGCCGCCATGCCCGCCCGCCAGGGGGTGTTGCACTGGCCGCCCAACGAACCGGGCCTGACCGCGCTGGTCAATGAAAGCGAACTGCCGTTCGCGGACCTGTCCATGGACCGCATCTTGATGGTTCATGCGGTGGAATCGTCCGAACAACTGCGTCACATGCTGCGCGAGGTGTGGCGGGTGCTGTCCGACAGCGGGCGGCTGATCGTGGTCGCGCCCAATCGCCGCGGCATCTGGGCGCGCTTGGAACGCAGCCCCTTCGCTCACGGCCAGCCTTACTCGCCGTCGCAATTGTCGCGGCTTTTGCGCGACAACATGTTCACGCCGATCCGCTCGCAGGTCGGGCTGTACATGCCGCCCAGCCATTCGCGCCTGCTGCTCGGCGCCGCGCCGGCGTGGGAACAGATCGGGCGGCGACTGTTTCCGGCATTCGGCGGGGTGGTGATGGTCGAAGCGGCCAAGGAAATCTACGCCGGACAACTGACCGCCAAACGCGAGACGCGGCGCGCCTTCGCCCTCGCCCCGCCCGGACGCGGCACCAACCGCGGCTAAACGTTCACCCTCGGTTCATGTGCTGCGCGCTAGAGTGAGGGCATGGCCTCTCATGTCCTCACCCGCCGCACGTTCTGTTTCACGGCCGCCGCGACCGCGCTCGCCCCTTGGGCCGCCCTGGCGCGCACGGAACCGCAAAACCTCGAACGCGCGCTCGATATGATCGCGCGCCACGTGGTGGTCGATCTGCATGCCCATCCGGGCAAACTTTACGACGGCGGCGATCCTTTGCCCCGGCTGCGCGATCTGGCCCTGGCCAAGATCACCGCGTTCGGCTTCGCCATTCCCACCGACGCGCCGATTCTTGGCACGCGGGGCGGATTGCCACAGCCCGTGCGTCCGCCCGAACCCGGTGAGCTGTACGATTTCACCGTTCAACACCTCACCACCTTGCGCAATGCCCTACACCTCGCCGACATGTCGGTTTTGAAAAAACCTGCCGACATTTTGCGCGCCAAGCAAATCGGACGGCCCGGCGCGCTGATCGCGTTGGAAGGCGGCGATTTCCTCGCAGGACGGTTGGAGCGCGTGGCCGCCGTCCATGCCTTGGGCGTGCATTCCATCCAACTGGTGCACTTCACCCCCAACGCGCTGGGCACGGTGCGCACCCAAGCCCCGAATGGCCCGGCCTTGAGCGATTTTGGCCATGCGGTGGTGCGCGAACAAAACCGTCTCGGCCTGATCGTCGATGTGACCCACATGACCCGCGAGGGCGTCGAGGCCGTGGCCGCAACCAGCCGCGCCCCGGTGATGCTGTCGCACACCGGTTTCGAAGGCCATTACATGCACGGTCGCGGCGTGCACCTCGCAACCACCCTGGCGGTGAAAGCCACCGGCGGGGTCATCGGCCTGCGGCCGCTGGGCGATGTAGACGGTCACAAGAACCTGGGCGCGTTCGCCGATGAAATGATGCATTTGATCGAACATGTAGGCATCGACTATGTGGCGCTGGGCACCGACATGGACGGTGCGAAAAGCCCCTTCAAGGGCTATGGCGCGATGGCGTTGTTCATCGACGAACTGTTCCGGCGCGACCTCGGCGAGGAAGAAATCGCCAAGATCATCGGCGGCAACTTCGTGCGCCTGTTCAGCAAAGTCATGAACGTCGCCGAAACCGGCTGATCATTTTCGGAGCAAGAACACACCCTGTTCGCCGAACCAGTTGGCGACGGCGACCGAATTGCCGATGGTTTTGGACGAGCCTTCTTCGTCCAAGAACAAGCTGCGTTCGATGGTCAGGTTCATCTCTTGGGTCAACGCGACGAAATCGCGAATGGTGCAAAAGTGGATGTTGGGGGTGTTGTACCATTCGTAGGGCAGGTTTTCGCTCACCGGCATGCGCCCCTTGAACATCATATAGAGCCGCAATCGCCAATAGCCGAAGTTGGGAAGCGACACGATGGCGCGTTTGCCGATGCGCATCATCTGTTCGAGAACTTCGCGCGGCTCGTGCATGGCTTGCAGGGTTTGGCTGAGGATCACATAGTCGAAAGCCCCGTCGGGATAATCCTTGAGGTCGGTTTCGACGTCGCCTTGCACCACCGACAATCCCGATGACACGCACGCCTGCACACCCTGGGTGCTGATTTCGATGCCGCGCGCGTCGACTTGCTTGAACCGCCACAGGTAATCCAGCAGCATGCCGTTGCCGCACCCCGCGTCGAGCACACGGGTGCCCGGCTCGATCATGTCGGCGATCAATTGCAGATCGACGCGGATGCCCTTGGGATTGTTTTCAAGGTCGGCGGGGGTCATCATCACGGCTCTTTCCTTTTCAAACCGCGATGCTCCGCGCAGCCTTCGAGAAAGCCCTCAAACACCTTGTGAAATTCCGGTTCGTCGAGCAAGAACGCGTCGTGGCCCTTGTCCGATTCTATCTCGACGAAGCTGACGTTGGCCGCCCCGGCGTTGAGCGCATGAACGATGTCGCGATTTTCGCGGGTCGGATACAGCCAGTCGGAGGTGAACGACATCACCAAAAAGCGCACCGGGGTGTTCTTGAACGCGTGCGCCAGATGCCCATCGTGGCGTTGGGCGACGTCAAAATAGTCCATTGCACGGGTGATGTAGAGGTATGCGTTGGCGTCGAAGCGGTCGACAAAGGTGCTGCCTTGATGGCGCAGATAGCTTTCCACCTGGAAATCCGCGTCGAACCCGTACGTGACCGCGTCGCGATCTTGCAGATTGCGGCCGAATTTGCGCGTCAGCGCGGTTTCCGACAGATAGGTGATGTGCGCAGCCATGCGCGCCACCGCCAAGCCGCGGTGCGGACGCTTGCCTTGGGCGTGATAATCGCCGCCGCACCAATCCGGGTCGGACATAATCGATTGGCGCCCAACTTCGTTGAACGCGATGTTTTGCGCCGAATGACGCGCCGCCGTGGCGATGGGCACCGCGGCGAAGACGTTTTCGGGATATTGACAGGCCCATTCCAGAACCTGCATGCCGCCCATCGATCCGCCGACCACGGCAAACAGGCTTTCGATGCCCAAATGATCGATCAGCAGCTTTTGCGTGCGCACCATGTCGCCGATGGTGATCACCGGGAAATCCAGTGCCCATTCCTTGCCCGTGTCGGGATTGATGTCGCTGGGCCCCGTGGTTCCCATGCATCCACCCAAGATATTGGAACAAATGACAAAATATCGGTCGGTGTCGATCACCTTCCCCGGCCCGATGACCTGTTGCCACCATCCGGATTTTCCGGTCACCGGGTGATTTTCAACGGCGTATTGATCGCCGGTCAGCGCATGGCACACCAAGATGGCGTTGGATTTTTCCGCGTTCAGCTGCCCCCAGGTTTGATAGGCTACATGTACGTCGTGCAGCTCCACCCCGCTGTCCAGGCGCAGGGGTTCATCCTGCGCCAGACACACGCGGTGTCCGGGCAGGGTCCACTCAGCATTTACGGCGGCCTCGTCAGCACTCATACTCGCGGATCGTCCTTCTTGGATTGCATAAGCCTCATTGCTATGGTTGCGTCTTGGAAGTGTCAATGTTTTCTTTGATTTCTCTAGGATTACTCTTTAATTTCCGCCCCAGAGATATTGAAGAGACATTGAGTTGTTAGCGACCTTCATCATAAGCGAATCATACCCTTTTAGGACCCCTCATGGCGCGTGACTTAACAGACCTCCGGCGCGAAATCGACGCCATCGACGATCAGATTCACGATCTGCTCAAACAGCGGACCAAAATCGTCGAGGAAGTACGCCTGTACAAGAAGGACGAACGGGTCAAGATTCGCCCCGCCCGCGAGGCCGAGATCATTTACCGCCTGTTCGCCCAGCACGATGGCAAATTCCCCAAACGCGAACTGTTTCGCATTTGGCGCGAACTGATCGTCGCGACGCTGAGCCTCGAAGGGCCGTTTTCGGCGGGCGTGTTCATGGACGACGAAGGCAACAGTTTCTGGGATCTGGCCCGCGACCAGTACGGCAGCTACACGCCGATGACGCCGTTCCCATCGACCCGGCGCATCATCGAAGCGGTGCAAAAGCAGGAGGTCACCGTCGGCATCGTGCCGATGCCCGAACGCGCCGAACAGGACCCGTGGTGGCGACGCATGGCGTTCGAGGGTGAGCACGTGCCGCGGGTGATCGCCCGCCTTCCCTTCGTCAGCGGTTCCAACGCCCGCCCGCGCGACCAGGAAGCGTTGGTCGTTTCCCCGGTGCCCCAAGAACCCACCGGACGCGACCGCACCTATTTGGTGATCGAAAGCGCCGAGCAACTGGCCCCCAGCCAAATCAACGCCGCCTTGCGCGACGTCGGTCTGGGCATGGTGTTTTCCACCGAATGCCACGACGACCATCGCCCCAGCGTGTGGCAGATCTTGATCGAGTTGGACGATTTCGTCGCCTCCGACGATCCGCGCATCGAACAATTCAAAAACGCATTCGACGGCGCGGTGCAATTCGCCGTCACCATCGGTGGCTACGCCGTCCCTGTCGCGGATGACGAGCTGGCTTAAGGACATTACGTCATGAGGATCTTGAAATGAGCCCGGCCATTGCGCCGCGTCCCGGCATCTTGGACATCAGCCCCTATGTCGGGGGTGAATCCAAATTATCCGGTGTTGAACGCATCATCAAACTGTCGTCGAACGAAGGCGCGTTCGGGCCTTCGCCCAAGGCCATCGCAGCCATGGAAGACGCCGCCAAGACCATGCACCGCTACCCCGACGGCGGGGCCATTAAATTGCGCGAAGCCATCGCCAGGCGGTTCGGCCTGGATGCGGAACGGATCGTGTGCGGCGCGGGTTCGGACGAGTTGTTGAGCCTGCTGACCTACAGCTACGCCGGTCCGGGCGACGAGGTGCTGTATACCGAGCACGGTTTTTTGATCTATCCGATTGCCGCGAAAGCGGCCGGTGCAACCCCGGTCAAGGCACCCGAAAGCAACCTGCGCACCGATGTCGAGGCGTTGTTGGACGCGGTGACGGACAAAACCCGCATCGTGTTCATCGCCAACCCCAACAACCCCACCGGCACGTACTTGAGCCACGCGGAACTGAACATGTTGCGCGCGGGCCTGCCCGACGATGTGTTGTTGGTGATCGACGCCGCGTACGCCGAATTCGTTGGCCGCAACGATTACAGTCCCGGCGTCGAACTGGTCAACGCGGGACAAAACACCGTCATGACGCGGACCTTTTCAAAAATGTTCGGGCTTGGCGGCATGCGCGTGGGTTGGGGCTATTTCCCCACCGAAATCGCCGATGTGCTCAACCGTGTGCGCGGACCGTTCAACGTTTCCGCCGCCGGGCAAGCCGCCGCGATCGCATCGATCGAAGATCTGGCTTTCCAGGAAAAATGCTTCGAGCACAACCTCGCCTGGATCGCCAAGACCGAAGCCGCCCTGCACGAAATGGGCATCGACACCACCGCCAGCGTCGCCAATTTCGTTCTGGCGCGTTTCGGCGAAACCAGCACGGCGGAAAAAGCCGACGCGTTCTTGCGCGAACGCGGCATCATCGTACGCCGGGTCGCCAGTTACGACCTGCCCGATTGCCTGCGCATTTCCATCGGCGCGGCGGACGAGATGGAAGCCTTCCTCGCCGCCATGCGCGAATTCACGGGAACCTGATCGATGGCCAACGGCGCACCCATTTTCGACCGCGTGGCCCTGATCGGCATCGGCCTGATCGGTTCCAGCCTTGCCTTGGCCATGCGCCTGCACGGCCTGAGCCGCCATATCGCCGTTTCGACACGCAGCGCGCCGACGTTGGCGACGGCCGAGAAACTGAACCTCGGCGACAGTTATACGCTCGACGCCGCCGAAGCGGTGCGCGGCGCGGATCTTGTGGTGATCTGCACGCCGATGGGCGCACAAGGCGCGGTCGCCCAGTCGATCCGCGATAGCTTGAAGCCCGGCGCCATCGTCACCGATGTCGGCTCGGTCAAAGCCACCACCGTGCGCGACATCGCCCCACACCTGCCCGACGGCGTTCATCTGGTGCCGGGCCACCCCATCGCGGGAACCGAGCATTCGGGCCCCGAAGCGGGATTCGCCGCCCTGTTCCCTGGGCGCTGGACCATCCTCACCCCCTCGCCCCAAACCGATGCCGGGGCCGTCGATAAAGTCCGGCGGTTGTGGGAAGGCTGCGGTTCCAACGTCGAAATCATGACCCCCGAACATCACGACCGGGTGCTGGCCATCACCTCGCATCTGCCCCACTTGATCGCCTACACCATCGTCGACACCGCCGATCAGATGGAAGATGAAACCAAGGAAGAAGTGATCAAGTTTTCCGCTTCGGGCTTTCGCGACTTCACCCGCATCGCTGCGGGCGATCCGGTGATGTGGCGCGATGTGTTCTTGACCAACCGCGATGCGGTTTTGGAAATACTCGGCCGTTTCAACGAAGACCTCACCGCCTTGCAGCGCGCCATTCGTAAAGGCGACGGCGAGATGTTGGAAACCACCTTTGCGCGCGCGCGCGCGGTGCGCCGTTCGATCATCGACGCCAAACAACATATTCCCGATGTGAAGCCGGGCGACGAATCTGCTCAGTAAATCGGTTTGACGTCTTTGTAATCGCGCGGCGGCGGCGGCGGTTCCACGGCAGGCACGGGCGCCGACGGCGCCACTTGACCTGGAAAGCCCCAATCCAGCGTCGGCATTTTCATCACCTTGAGCGGCCCCAGGCTGAGTTCGCCATCTTGCAGGGTGACCGAAACATTGATGAAGGGCGCCCCGCCGCCTTGAGGCTTTTTGCTCAGCGCCGACAGGGCCATGGTCGTCATCACCGCGTCGCTGTCACGCATCACGCCGCGCGCGCGGAGAATTTCCAACACCTGGAATAAACCTTCGATCTTGGCCGTAAACGCGCCTTGAGGCTGGAGGTTCTTGTCAAACGCCAAGGTTCCACCCGCAGCCAATCCAAGCGGGCCGCTACGAAACTTCAGGCGTTCAAACTCGACCGCGCCGCCACTGTCGCGCCAGGCCGGAATGCTCACCTTGGCCGGGCCGGGCACCACCGATCCGGTGACGCGGGCGATCATATCGATGCTTTGCACGTGGTCGCCGAGCGGCTGGGGCAAGACATCGGGCAGCACGAGATTGCTACCAACGACGTTGAGCTTCAGTCCCGTACCCCCCGCCTGCGTGGCAGGATCATGGGACATTTGAATGTGTAATTGTTCAGCCGACAGCGGTGCGGTGCCGTTCATCGACAGTCCGCTCATCACGGCATTCAGGCTTTGAGGCCAGGCATCGCCCAACACCACATCGGCCACCAGTTTTTCGACGGCCCCGTTAAAACGCAACGCGCCGTCGCCCAGCGTCAGTTCGTGGTGGCCCGACGCGAGTAGGTGCAGCTTCCATGGCGTCCAGGGCCGCGCGCTGACCGTCAC comes from the Magnetovibrio sp. genome and includes:
- a CDS encoding prephenate/arogenate dehydrogenase family protein, with translation MANGAPIFDRVALIGIGLIGSSLALAMRLHGLSRHIAVSTRSAPTLATAEKLNLGDSYTLDAAEAVRGADLVVICTPMGAQGAVAQSIRDSLKPGAIVTDVGSVKATTVRDIAPHLPDGVHLVPGHPIAGTEHSGPEAGFAALFPGRWTILTPSPQTDAGAVDKVRRLWEGCGSNVEIMTPEHHDRVLAITSHLPHLIAYTIVDTADQMEDETKEEVIKFSASGFRDFTRIAAGDPVMWRDVFLTNRDAVLEILGRFNEDLTALQRAIRKGDGEMLETTFARARAVRRSIIDAKQHIPDVKPGDESAQ
- the metX gene encoding homoserine O-acetyltransferase MetX, giving the protein MSADEAAVNAEWTLPGHRVCLAQDEPLRLDSGVELHDVHVAYQTWGQLNAEKSNAILVCHALTGDQYAVENHPVTGKSGWWQQVIGPGKVIDTDRYFVICSNILGGCMGTTGPSDINPDTGKEWALDFPVITIGDMVRTQKLLIDHLGIESLFAVVGGSMGGMQVLEWACQYPENVFAAVPIATAARHSAQNIAFNEVGRQSIMSDPDWCGGDYHAQGKRPHRGLAVARMAAHITYLSETALTRKFGRNLQDRDAVTYGFDADFQVESYLRHQGSTFVDRFDANAYLYITRAMDYFDVAQRHDGHLAHAFKNTPVRFLVMSFTSDWLYPTRENRDIVHALNAGAANVSFVEIESDKGHDAFLLDEPEFHKVFEGFLEGCAEHRGLKRKEP
- a CDS encoding chorismate mutase; this translates as MARDLTDLRREIDAIDDQIHDLLKQRTKIVEEVRLYKKDERVKIRPAREAEIIYRLFAQHDGKFPKRELFRIWRELIVATLSLEGPFSAGVFMDDEGNSFWDLARDQYGSYTPMTPFPSTRRIIEAVQKQEVTVGIVPMPERAEQDPWWRRMAFEGEHVPRVIARLPFVSGSNARPRDQEALVVSPVPQEPTGRDRTYLVIESAEQLAPSQINAALRDVGLGMVFSTECHDDHRPSVWQILIELDDFVASDDPRIEQFKNAFDGAVQFAVTIGGYAVPVADDELA
- a CDS encoding DUF2125 domain-containing protein; this translates as MAKRPDRDWDHYNHPALTYQKPKELRRFQTVVAFIASAALVFGLWSFVWYAASAWAKAEITGWVDQQRAQGAIVDFAEMQTAGFPTRITVTLSEPHYEGSAFANVIGWKSDSVTVSARPWTPWKLHLLASGHHELTLGDGALRFNGAVEKLVADVVLGDAWPQSLNAVMSGLSMNGTAPLSAEQLHIQMSHDPATQAGGTGLKLNVVGSNLVLPDVLPQPLGDHVQSIDMIARVTGSVVPGPAKVSIPAWRDSGGAVEFERLKFRSGPLGLAAGGTLAFDKNLQPQGAFTAKIEGLFQVLEILRARGVMRDSDAVMTTMALSALSKKPQGGGAPFINVSVTLQDGELSLGPLKVMKMPTLDWGFPGQVAPSAPVPAVEPPPPPRDYKDVKPIY
- a CDS encoding class I SAM-dependent methyltransferase, producing MPTPLGPKLPPMWMDAVDLREFYATTTGRVARSVIRQNLRQMWPDVAGLDVLGIGYTTPYLGLFRPEAARTVAAMPARQGVLHWPPNEPGLTALVNESELPFADLSMDRILMVHAVESSEQLRHMLREVWRVLSDSGRLIVVAPNRRGIWARLERSPFAHGQPYSPSQLSRLLRDNMFTPIRSQVGLYMPPSHSRLLLGAAPAWEQIGRRLFPAFGGVVMVEAAKEIYAGQLTAKRETRRAFALAPPGRGTNRG
- the hisC gene encoding histidinol-phosphate transaminase; the encoded protein is MSPAIAPRPGILDISPYVGGESKLSGVERIIKLSSNEGAFGPSPKAIAAMEDAAKTMHRYPDGGAIKLREAIARRFGLDAERIVCGAGSDELLSLLTYSYAGPGDEVLYTEHGFLIYPIAAKAAGATPVKAPESNLRTDVEALLDAVTDKTRIVFIANPNNPTGTYLSHAELNMLRAGLPDDVLLVIDAAYAEFVGRNDYSPGVELVNAGQNTVMTRTFSKMFGLGGMRVGWGYFPTEIADVLNRVRGPFNVSAAGQAAAIASIEDLAFQEKCFEHNLAWIAKTEAALHEMGIDTTASVANFVLARFGETSTAEKADAFLRERGIIVRRVASYDLPDCLRISIGAADEMEAFLAAMREFTGT
- the metW gene encoding methionine biosynthesis protein MetW encodes the protein MTPADLENNPKGIRVDLQLIADMIEPGTRVLDAGCGNGMLLDYLWRFKQVDARGIEISTQGVQACVSSGLSVVQGDVETDLKDYPDGAFDYVILSQTLQAMHEPREVLEQMMRIGKRAIVSLPNFGYWRLRLYMMFKGRMPVSENLPYEWYNTPNIHFCTIRDFVALTQEMNLTIERSLFLDEEGSSKTIGNSVAVANWFGEQGVFLLRK
- a CDS encoding dipeptidase; amino-acid sequence: MASHVLTRRTFCFTAAATALAPWAALARTEPQNLERALDMIARHVVVDLHAHPGKLYDGGDPLPRLRDLALAKITAFGFAIPTDAPILGTRGGLPQPVRPPEPGELYDFTVQHLTTLRNALHLADMSVLKKPADILRAKQIGRPGALIALEGGDFLAGRLERVAAVHALGVHSIQLVHFTPNALGTVRTQAPNGPALSDFGHAVVREQNRLGLIVDVTHMTREGVEAVAATSRAPVMLSHTGFEGHYMHGRGVHLATTLAVKATGGVIGLRPLGDVDGHKNLGAFADEMMHLIEHVGIDYVALGTDMDGAKSPFKGYGAMALFIDELFRRDLGEEEIAKIIGGNFVRLFSKVMNVAETG